Part of the Cololabis saira isolate AMF1-May2022 chromosome 15, fColSai1.1, whole genome shotgun sequence genome, tctgctgttgtctgtgttggtcacATGTTGTGTTGTTACATATTTATCACATCAGGAAAGATGAAGTTAATAAGCTACACGAGTCTGAGTCGTTTCTAAGTCTCTAGAGGGCGAAATATTGCAGTCAATTCATgaaactttctcatctcctaatttttatacctgtCAATACGATGTCAGTGtcgtacatgagacaacaatattgattcatttatggatttcacgctgtgatcggtgatcgtcAATATCGGAATGGGCAGATACTGGTTTTGGTGATCGGTTATCGGTTTTCGGCCGTCAGAATCCTGATGGGTACATCTCTAGTTTCTAGGTTTGTTTCTGCTCCGAAGCCTCAGAAGAAGAATTGATGACAGTCATGTGGTAAAGTTCCCACGAGGAATATTAAAATCAGAACCTGGAACCAGGCGGAGGAGGTGCAGGTTGGACCTGGATCTCCTCGGCCCTAAAGTTTCTTTCATCAACCAAAAttaggactaaatatcgtcgtgaACCAACCTTTATCACCCGAGGAAAACGAGACAAGACTTTGAGGGTCTTTGGGGTTCTAACTcagcggttcccaaccttttttccttgttcccccctacttgtgtctaagaccagcccccccccccaaaagagtaaagtgattcgttacaaatctttaattgaaaaaatgaaaataaattgtttttttgatacatttctcttttgtttatgactttgtttttctcacttcattttgtgtcaccaatgtataaaatacgcacaagaaataattgcaaggacataaaaatatttctgaaaaatgtctcttttaatatgagaacaagattttttttacatttttcctttaacaacctgtcggagtagtagtatgattaaatgttgaataatgatataataatacgtttataagtttttatcctgataaataacttagtattttaaaatgaccaaaatatatttctaagtgggtatatacagacttggattacagtattccattaggttattatgattttttatttatttaacatgtgtaaatataatttttacaactgcataatttcaaagcagacaaagttccgcgcccccagagatctctgcccGGACCCTAGGGGGGGGGGAGACACTGGTCTaaggggatctgctctggggagaagaagaagatccatctttggatccactttcctacagagACGTGGAAGAGAGAAAACCATatgtgtcgtggaaaaagaaaaagacggggagaaatgcggaaaaataaatatgttgtaaactcaaatgagagtcttttgtatctggaattaatttattcttgagtctataaggtaacaataatataattataagataatgttgtttgaattgtaaaatgggtttagctaaatacaatctttgactaaaactagactaaaatggacaattctgattaaaatgagactaaaatgctcagacttttagtcgactgaaacttgatacgactaaaaggagaatgaactaaaactaataaaactaaaattttaGCTGGACCTGAGACTAaaactagaactgaaacagtCTGACAACAACAACTCTACTCGTTACTCCTTCCCTGCACGAACATCACTCATGTCCATCATGGGGGATTATTATGGGATACCGGTGTGGCCTTCATTCAAGGTGAGGGAGCAACAATCACAGCTTCACACCAGCTCTTCAGATAAACACATCATCTTCCGTGACAGTCGATGTCATTGTAGATGAGTCAATAAATCTTTAGCTGAAGGTGACGACGACGGCGTCGACTCATCTTTGAACCTTCATGGTTGTTGGTTTTAACATTAACATTCACCCAGGTCTGTAAAGTACCACAACACTGCTATTACTGCTAACACTGCTACACTGCTACACTGCTACACCGTAACATTAACATTCACCCAGGTCTGTACAAGTACCAATCATATTCACTCATCTCCAACAAGATTGCAAAGAATATTGGAGTAATCAGACGTATACGGCATCTATTACCAAGAAAAATCTGTATTCATTTATATCAtactatgatttatccttatattCATATTGCAATGTCATTTGGGCAAGTACCTATATGAGCAACCTCAACTGTATCTTAATCctgcaaaaatgttttatcaaaatgattacattCTCCAATAGACTTACTAGATCCTCCCCATTGTTCCAATGCCTAAGTATTCTccctatttctgctgtaaatgtttttcagatttgtctttttgtctatcaatccattcacaagctgcttccaacctgttttcattctttatttcaattcaattcccaaattcatcactttaTTACTAGGTctgcagtagggatgggcggtatggactaaaaaatgtatcacgataatttctggcatttatcccgataacgataaaaatgacgataaaaaaaatacaaactcaACTTAAtctttcaactataaatctatctctctctcagatcctccatgtttgttacacaaaaacctcatcaacgggaatttatcctttttctttctttctttctttctttctttctttctttctttctttctttctttctttctttctttctttctttctttctttctttctttctttctttctttctttctttctttctttctttctttctttcttccttcctcttgttctcactttccttccttccttccttccttccttccttccttccttccttccttccttccttccttccttccttccttccttccttcttttcttccttccttccttccttccttccttccttccttccttcttttcttccttccttccttccttccttccttccttcttttcttccttccttccttccttccttccttccttccttccttccttccttccttccataaatcatctttacacaaaaacatcatcaacaggaatttatcatttttaccgtgagatacaaattcttctttttttgacggtttatcatgaacggtaaaatatcaaacattcctattctgcaaacaatctccatccacctttttcaggacgactttttcccaattttcattTAGCTTCAGaggttcctctttattggaacatcttaccactcaatattagagaacgctcgagcacaaataatgtcaaaaaacaaatcacaactttttttctaacccagcttagcaaagcttaaccactaatttccagaacttctctgcacatcctcatcagattcctgtttttctagtaatttagctcattctccttagttgtcctatgttttacatatctctgtacatattgtttgtttcattataggaggaaacatcgacaagcccttatgggtttttttggttcctcctgcactttttttctgttacattgtatttctttttttgttgtttccattttttttctacatactgtttgtctgaatttttggcggttgtattttttttttatctgcaaataaaaaaaagtaaaaaaaagtaccaCAACACTGCTAACACTGCTAACACTGCTAACACTGCTAACACTGTTATTACTGCTACACTGCTAACACTGCTACACTGCTAACACTGCTAACACTGCTACACTGCTAACACTGCTACACTGCTAACACTGCTAACACTGCTACACTGCTAACACTGCTACACTGCTAACACTGCTACACTGCTAACACTGCTAACACTGCTACACTGCTAACACTGCTAACACTGCTAACACTGCTAACACTGCTACACCCAACAATAACTGTCACCTCCCCGGCTCCTTAAGAGACGTGAGGATGATTAATCCACTTCCTCATCACATGACCTCTAACCTCTaaccagtggcggctggtgttATATATATTTGGGGGGGTGGAATGTTCCTTagcatattcaattcaattcaaattactttatttatttatttatccccgaggggcaatttaaAAGGCACGACAGCAGCTTAAGGACGTACAAACAAACACATAATTACACATAacagatattcaacatttaaaataCGTTTGTTTTTTAGTGCACTTAGTTTTCTGGGGTCTAAGAATGTTAAGATGAGTTAAGTTAAGAGTAACATACATTGGGTTGTAACAGTTATAATGGGAAATTTTAGTATAACATACATTTGTTGCTTTaagactaggggtgggtattgggaaggacctcaggatacgatacgcatcacgatacttgagccacgatacgatacaaattgcgatatcccgattatgcgatatatcccgatatatcgcgatattctacatagttcaccgaaaaatttaaaaatgcattacacatcttaaaatcctagttgtataaatgtacatcagatgatagtgataattcattggacagactgagtcaaaacaatgtaattcaaactttccattttaattatgcaacatatttgcaggaaaaaacacactgaaactcaatgaaaagtgcagtgtgcgcattattcttagatacaaaatactctaaataaaatgcagtgtctcacccacactgaaatcacaaaataaagtgcagctaggggtgggcaaaaatattgatacggcaatatatcgatacatacattgaatatcgatatcgtatcgggagactatgtatcgcgatatattgccgtatcaatatttttgcccacccctatttAAGACTAAAGCACAAATCCTGTTTTTCTGTGCTGCCCGAGGTCCAGCTCTCTGACACTGTGGAGTTTCTCTATCAGGCGGTGGAGCAGGTTTAGCGTCAGGGGACCATATATATTTTGTCTCATTGTTTTAAGCCTGCTGGAACTATAAGATAGGGCGTCTCTAAACATCTTCAGGTCATTTACAGGCTGACTGCTCGTCTGATCAGGCTGCACTGTGTGGTCTCCATTCATGaatcttttcttttattaaaactccACAAAGAGCTGAttgtgtcctgacattcttttttgaacactttattgaacgaaaaacaatttttgccaccacacggTCCACAGAATCCCGGTCAGGTTCCAGCTCGGTACaacggggaaaaaagaaaggtagaaaataatattttggtcctttaaTTTAGATAAACATCCAACAATAATGGCTTATTGGTCCTAAGTTTTAGTGAAGCggttcagttctgctgcagtggaaacagaaaactgaACTTAAAGTAGGGGTTTAACATGTTATTCTTCCGacaaaattagggccttttttccccctaaacgtgcccaaaagtcaccaaattctgcaccaagccagtcctggtgataaatgtgatatttaatggtttgcattaatgggcgtggcctaacggctcaacagcgccccctagaaaactttgttcctcaagccccacaatacggtttgacaaacaaacaaatctaATTAAACCAATTAAAAGATCCTCAGGTCACGTGTTTATCAAATGTTGGAGAATTTACACTCAATTCTGTTGGACcggaagtaaataaaataaaataaaaaaccttttagaaccaaataaatatctaaacaacCTTTAATTACTATTGACAGTGGCCGACAGACTGAAATAacaccttcttttaataattaaatgcatcttacagcatgttttttattttatttttgtgatatttctgaattcatttttagtttattttgttgggtAGTTATCTTGGAGTTTGAGTTGATTCCAaccaattttaaaataaatatttttaatttctatattatttttaaagctGGTAAGCTGCAGCTAattgtattatttatattaaagtggggtagtttttattttacttttccacAAATATAGACTGAAATAGGACTACAgttcacagtttaatttatttcaaagtacGTCTACAAATGCACTTCTGTTGTTACATTTAGGGCTTgtaacaggtaaaataaaatgaaatccagctctcaagtgaatgacagcttcAAGTTATGAGGAAtctggttaattcagaaaaacagagcagatttcttttctcaagtgaatgcaattcCGTCGGTTTCCGCTCCGTTCTCACAGTGTTCTGTTTCCTCCCCCAGGTACACGAAGATGAAGACGGCCACCAACATCTACATCTTCAACCTGGCGCTGGCCGACGCGCTGGCCACCAGCACGCTGCCGTTCCAGAGCGCCAAGTACCTGCTGAACACGTGGCCGTTCGGGCCGCTGCTCTGCAAGCTGGTGCTGGCCATCGACTACTACAACATGTTCACCAGCATCTTCACGCTCACCATGATGAGCGTGGACCGCTACGTGGCCGTGTGCCACCCCGTCCGGGCGCTGGGCTTCCGCACGCCGGCCAAGGCCAAGATGATCAACATCCTCATCTGGGTCTTGTCCTCCGTCATCGGCGTCCCCATCATGGTGATGGCCGTGACCAAGGTGGCCGATTCTGGTGAGATGGTTTTTCCTGCACCCATTCATCTCAaacccctgtaaaactgctacAAAACCACTATAAAACGACTTTaaaactgctgcaaaactgCTATAAaacccctgtaaaactgctgcAAAACCACACTGGGTCTTGTCCTCCGTCATCGGCGTCCCCATCATGGTGATGGGCCGTGACCAAGGTGGCCGATTCTGGTGAGACGCTTTCCTTGTTTTCATCTCCCGGCTAAAACTGCTACAAAACCAGTGCAAAACTACTTTAAAACTGCTGAAAAACTGCTGCAAAAACAATGTAAAGCTGCTGCAAAAACCCTTTGAAAGTGCtgcaaaactgctgcaaaaccACTGCAAAACTGCTTTAAAACCGCTGCAAAAGTGCTTTAAAACCGCTGTAAAATCGCTGTAAAACTGCTGCAAAACCCCTTTGAAACTGCTACAAAAACCACTGCAAAAATGCTGCAAAACTGCTTTAAAATCtctgcaaaaccgctgcaaaactgctgcaaaaACCCTTTGAaactgctgcaaaactgttgcaaaactgcTGTAAAACTACTGTAAAACCACTGCCAAAATGCTGCAAAACCGCTTTAAACCTCTGCAAAACTGCTGCAaacccctgtaaaactgctgcAAAACCACACTGGGTCTTGTCCTCCGTCATCGGCGTCCCCATAATGGTGATGGCCGTGACCAAAGTGGCCGATTCTGGTGAGACGCTTTTCCTGCAGCGATTCATCTCCCGGCGTCACGTTGAGGCAGATGTGCTACTGCACCTGAACCCACAACTGCTGCAAAACAGCAGTGAAACTGCttcaaaaccgctgcaaaactgctgcaaaactgctgcaaaactgctgcaaaaccGCTGTAAAAACTGCTGCAAAAACCCTTTGAAAGTTCTGCAAAACCACTGCAAAACTGCTACAAAACCACTGTAAAACTACTGTAAAACCACTTTAAAACCTCtgcaaaactgctgcaaaaccgctgcaaaactacAGTGAAACTTGCCTGCAAAACCACTTTAAAACCTCTGAaaaactgctgcaaaactgctttaaaaccgctgcaaaaccgctgcaaaactgtaCAACTGCTGCAAAACCACTGCAAAAATGCTTCAAAACTGCTTTAAAACCTCTGTAAAACTGCTGTAaaaacactttaaaacctctgcaaaactgctgcaaaaccGCTTTAAAACCGCTGCAAAGCTACtgcaaaactgctgcaaaactgcaaaactgtaaaactgctgcaaaactgctgcaaaactgTAAAACCGCTACAAAACTTCTGCAAAAAtgctgcaaaaccgctgcaaaaccaGCTACAAAACCactgcaaaaccgctgcaaaactgctACAAAACCACtgcaaaactgctgcaaaactgctgcaaaactgTACAATTGCTGCAAAAACCCTTTGAAACTGCTGCAAAACCACTGTAAAAATGCTGCAAAACTGCTGAAAAAACCGCTTTAAAACCTTTGAAAAACTGCTGCAAAACCGCTGTAAAAATGCTGCAAAACCGCTTTAAAACCGCTGCAAAGCTACTGCAAAACTGCtacaaaaccgctgcaaaaaaCACCTTGAAAGTGCTGCAAAACCTCTGCAAAACCGCTGTAAAACCTCTGCAAAACCGCTGTAAAACCtctgcaaaaccgctgcaaaattGCTGCAAAACTGTACAACTACTGCAAAACCTCTGTAAAACTTCATGAATGGTTGATTGTAAAGTCAATAAAGAGGAGCTGAGAATCCCGGCGCTGAAGCTTCTTCCCTTCCCCCTCTCTTCTTCCCTTCCCGTCTGTTCCAGGTAAAACGTCGTGCATGCTGGACTTCCCGGCCCCGGACTGGTACTGGGACACGGTGACGAAGATCTGCGTGTTCATCTTCGCCTTCGTGGTGCCGGTGCTGGTGATCACCGTGTGCTACGGGCTGATGATCCTGCGTCTGCGCAGCGTCCGCCTGCTCTCCGGCTCCAAGGAGAAGGACCGCAACATGCGGCGCATCACGCGCAtggtgctggtggtggtggcggCCTTCATCGTGTGCTGGACGCCCATCCACATCTTCATCATGGTGCGGACGCTGGTGCAGGTGGACACGCGGCACCCGGCCGTGGTGGCCGCCTGGCACCTGTGCATCGCGCTGGGCTACACCAACAGCAGCCTCAACCCCGTCCTCTACGCCTTCCTGGACGAGAACTTCAAGCGCTGCTTCCGGGACTTCTGCCTGGGCTGCCGGAGCCGggccgggaccgggaccggggcCGGGCCGGGACCGGGGGAAGGGACAGCCGGGACAGCCGCAACACCAACACCCGCGAACCCCAGTCCGTCTGCGGCCCCGTCGCCGGGGCGGCGCCGCCGGGGGGAGGGAGGAACACGTGACTAGGGATGGACCGGGTCCcccggaccgggaccaggggGAACCAGGACCACCAGGACCTGCAGTCCGAGGTCACGCTCGTCTCCACCACAGAGTTTTAACGGGAAGGAAAGTCTTCTAATTCGGCTAAAAATCCAGAGAAATAAAAGAGGATTTGActtttctgttctttttgttCCAGAGGAGAAAACTCAACGTTCCCAGCTCTTAACTCGAAGAAATGAGACGTCTTCTATCACTTTACACCGATGACTTATTGTTAGGAacgggtgatattttaccgtaaaaacgataaattcctgttgatgatgtttttgtgtaaagccgatttatggaagaaagaaagaaagaaagaaagaaagaaagaaagaaagaaagaaagaaagaaagaaaagaaagaaagagaaagaaagaaagaaatgagccagaaagaaagaaagaaagaaagaaatgagccagaaagaaagaaagaaagaaagaaagaaagaaatgagccagaaagaaagaaagaaagaaagaaagaaatgagccagaaagaaagaaagaaagaaagaaagaaagaaatgagccagaaagaaagaaagaaagaaagaaagaaatgagccagaaaaagaaagaaaagaaagaaagaaagaaagaaagaaagaaagaaagaaagaaagaaagaaagaaagaaagaaagaaagaaagaaagaaagaaatgagccagaaaaagaaagaaagaaatgagccagaaagaaagaaagaaagaaataaatgagccagaaaaagaaagaaagaaataaatgagccagaaaagaaagaaagaaagaaagaaagaaagaaagaaagaaagaaagaaagaaagaaagaaagaaagaaagaaagaaagaaagaaaagaaagaaagaaagaaagaaagaaagaaaaattccggttgatgaggtttttgtgtaacaaatatGGCGGATctaatagatttatagttacaaagattaagttgaattggtattttttttatcgtcatttttatcgttatcgggataaatgccagaaattttagtccgtaccgcccatccctagttattgttattccacttttcttaccaaaTTCAACTAAAATCACGGAGAAGTAAAGGAGGATTTGACTTTTCTGTTAAAGTTCACGTCTTTTTgttccagaggagaaaacacaacgttcctgttaggttcctaaatcaacatacataaattaataacttag contains:
- the LOC133460771 gene encoding delta-type opioid receptor-like, giving the protein MEPSTVPGSPLVPGGSLVPPVPGSLYSVLPLNVTFPGLMEDGTLLENLTELRSPAAGAAGAAGSGGSAGGILVAASITALYSLICVVGLLGNVLVMYGVVRYTKMKTATNIYIFNLALADALATSTLPFQSAKYLLNTWPFGPLLCKLVLAIDYYNMFTSIFTLTMMSVDRYVAVCHPVRALGFRTPAKAKMINILIWVLSSVIGVPIMVMAVTKVADSGKTSCMLDFPAPDWYWDTVTKICVFIFAFVVPVLVITVCYGLMILRLRSVRLLSGSKEKDRNMRRITRMVLVVVAAFIVCWTPIHIFIMVRTLVQVDTRHPAVVAAWHLCIALGYTNSSLNPVLYAFLDENFKRCFRDFCLGCRSRAGTGTGAGPGPGEGTAGTAATPTPANPSPSAAPSPGRRRRGEGGTRD